The nucleotide sequence ATCTCGTCACGGAGCCGTTCGAATTCCCGCCACGGATCGATTGAATTGCGATATCGTACAAGTGCCATACTCTACCTCCTCTTGCAGATTGGTGTTTCTCTATAAATAATTATGCAAATTCTATGCCAAGTTTTCTTGCGGATTGTAAATCTTTGTATTATAGCAATTTAACAATTCCTTGTCTCCGGTGTAATTTCTTCGGCTAAGAGCAGGTGGGCAAAATTTCTTCATTTCCCCCCAAAGGGGTACTCCTCTGCGTGTCATTATGACTCAATTGCCCTCTTGACGATTGGGTCTGAAAGGGTAAAATTTACCATATGGCCGAGATTCCGAATTACTATCGCTCTCTTGGACTGGATTCTCATGCCTCGGAGAAAGAAATACGCAGCGCCTACAGGCGCAAAGTCAAGGATTGTCATCCCGATGTAAGCGCATATCCCGGAGAGACCGGCTCATTCCGTGCCGCCCGTGAGGCATACGAAGTCTTGAGTGATCCCGCGCGGCGTAAGGCGTACGATGCCGAACGGCAGCAGGAAACCGCAAAAACCGGACTGCGACAGCCTCAGCAGGCTGTCCGGACCCCGGACCCGTACGGGGATATTGAACTTGTTTTAAACCCCGATGAGGCCGCCAGAGGCGGGCGTTTCCGTATTCCCCTGCAGGACAGCGGCTGCTTCTTCTGTTCCTCCTTCCGAGGGTTCTCTTCCGGGTTGTGTCCCTTCTGCGGCTCGAGTTTCGATGGGGCTGCCGACGCTGTCCTTGATCTTCCCCCGGGGATTGCCCATGGGACCAGTTTTGTGCTGGACGACGGGACCCGCAGTATCCTTATTTCGGTTCTGGTAGAAGAATACTGAGCAGTTTAACCAAGCTTCTACAGCATCTCCTCTATTTGTCGTATACGTTTATCAAGACGCTGGGGGCTGATCTTCATCCTGGTGCCAAGCTCCTGGGCAAAGAGCTGTATCTTGAACTCCTCAAGAGCCCAGCGGTATTCCTTCAGGGCCTGGCGCTTTGCAAAACTCATGCCGCCTCTTTCTTTAAAGCTGTCTCTGGTTTCTTTGTACCAGCTAAGGTAAGGGATGAGCTCGTTGGCTTTGTCGGCATCCGCCGCCGGATTAACAGCACCTTTCTCTATGCGGGTCTTCAAGGCCCGCAGAAAACGGGGTATCTCTTTCAGCTCCTCTTTGCCGTAGAGCCGGTAGAACTCTTTTGGGACCAGGTTCTCGAGCTCCCTGCGCCGTATCGCAAGGAATTTTCTGACTCCCCTGCGGGACCCCTCCTGCTCCTCCAGCTTCCCGATGGTCTGCCGTACCTCGGCGTACTCATCGAGGACCCGTAAAACAGGCTGATACAGCTCCTTCATCTCCGAGTAAAGCCGCGGTTTTATCCACTCTGAGAACTCCCGGTATTCAGTACTGCTGCGGATGCCGCGGCGGAAAATCCTTCTTGTCAGTGCCCGCCAGACCCCGTCGTTAAAGGGCTCCAGCCCGCCGAAGGGCAGGACCGTGAACTGGTAATCCCTGCCCAGCATGAACTCATGACGGAAGGTTTTCAAAATATCCGCGAAGGAGCGGTACATCAGCAGGGCGACCCCGTCGGGATGAATCCCGGCTGCTTCATCGGCGCTCAGGTAGAGGCGCAGAGCCACTTTGTTATCCTCCGGGGTGAGGGCCGGAAAAGCGGGGAGGCCGTCGTCCCCTTCCACGCGCTCCGGGATCTCGTCGAAGTCCCACATACGCAGCTCCTCGATCTCCCAGGAACGTTTCAAGAGTTCCAGACTGCCGGACAGATGTTTCGAAGGACCCGCAGAGGTCAGGACCTCCGTGTTTCGTCCTTCTGTCAGGTGTTTGCCTCTGGCATCGACAACAGTAAAGCGCATTTTTAAATGGGGCGGCAGGGACTCCTCGTCCCAGGCTGATTCGGGAATCAGAAAACCGAACTCCTCCTGAATATGGCGGCTCAAGACTACAACGAGGCGCTCCCGTGTTTTCCGGGGAATGTTCTGCGCCACTCTTTTCGCACTGTCGGAAACCGGGGCAAGGCGCCGGCGGTACTCCTTTGGAAGTCCTTTCATAAGGGCGGTGATCTTTTCCTCAAAAAGACCCGGCACCAGCCAGTCAAAAACCGGAGTTGTCAGATCCCGGCTGATACGTTCGGGTATCAGGGCGGTCACACCGTCCTCCGGACGCTGAGGGTCGAATACATATTCCAGGTCTATGCGGTGTCCGTCTATCATTGTCTCCGAGGGAAATCGCTCGAGAATCTCGCCGTCCGGGTTATAGAGCATTATATCCTCACGGGAGAGTTCCAGTGATTTTTGTCCTTCCGGAAGGTGGCTGATATGTTCTTCGAGGTTCTTGAAATCGTAGAAGCTGTCTGGGATCCTCTCCCGGTAGAACCGGAAAAGTTCCTCTTCGCCGCAAAAAATGTCCCGGCGCCGCAGCTTCTCCTCCAGTTTAAGCACCCCCTGCAGGGTATCACGGTTTTTTTTCAGTACCGGGAGCCGGCGATGGATACGGCGGAAGTCGTAACGCCCCTCCATAATGCCTTCCCTGATAAAGATATCCGAAGCCTCTTTCGGCGCGATCTTGCCGTAAGCTACATTCCGGCCAGGGTTTATCAGCAGTCCGTACAGCCGGACCTGTTCGACTGCTGTCACCTCCATCTGTTTTTCCGACCAGACGGCACCGTGATAACTGTAGCTGCACTGTCCGGTAGCAATCCGCTCCAGCCATTCCGGCTCAATGGCAGCGCAGGTTCGGGCAAAGAGTCTGCTTGTGCGGACCATCTCCGCCGCCACCAGCCAGCGGGGACCGTTTCCAAAAAGTCCGGATCCAGGAAAGATCATTGCCTCCCGGTTTCTGGCAGCGGAATAAATGTTCTTTTCCTTCTTTTCCGCGATGTTGGACAGAAGTCCGGTCAGAAAAGAGATGTGCAGGGCCGTGTACCAGGGGGAAGGTTCTCCCTTTTTTTCCGCCTTTTTACTCAGGTGGGGAACTTTTATCTCGTAGCCCTGCTCCTTCAGCAGCGAGGTAACCTGAAGGTGAATATCCCGCCATTCCTTCATGCGGCGGTAACTCAGGTAATTCTGGCTGCAGTACTTGCGCATTCTTCCCTGACTTCGTACCTGCCGCCACACCTGATGATATTCTTCCCATATGTTGAGCAGGCTGACAAAGTCCGATTCGGTGTCCAGAAACTTTTTGTGGGCTGAATCAGCCTTGTCTTCTTCTCCCTGGGGCCGGTCTCTTGGATCCTGGATTGTCAGAACCGATACGATCACCGCGGCATCCCGCAGGACCCCCTGTTCGGCGGCCTCGATCAGCATTCTGGAGAAGCGCGGGTCCAGGGGCAGCCGGGCCATCAGCCGTCCGTATTTGGTAAGCCGCAGGTCTCCGCACCTGTCCCTGTCTACAGCCCCGAGCTCCCGCAGCATGCCGATTCCGTCGCTTAAATGGCGGGTCGAGGGCTTGTCGATAAAGGGGAACTTTTCTACATCCCCCAGATGCAGCGAAACCATGCGCAGAATTACATCCGCCAGGTTGTCCCTGAGGATTTCCGGCTTGGTGAACTCCTCCCGGCTCAGGTAGTCCTCTTCCGGATACAGGCGAATACAAACACCCGGGCTGACCCGACCGGCCCGGCCTTTTCGTTGATCCGCCGAGGAACGGGAGACCGGTGAAACAGGCAGGGCGGTGGTCCGGGATGCCGGAGAGTAGGTTGATATACGGGCCAGTCCTGTATCAACCACATAGACAATCCCCGGAATGGTTATAGAAGTTTCGGCGACATTCGTAGCTACCACGACTTTACGGCCCGCGTGGGAGGCGAAAATTCTGTGCTGCGCGGCCGAGGTGAGCCGGGCAAAGAGGGGCAGGACTGTAAACGAGGACAGTCCCAGGCGGTCGATCCCGTCGCAGGTTTCCCGGATGTCCGCCTCGGTGGGCATGAAAACAAGAATGTCTCCGTCCCTGCTCGTACGGCAGATGTTTTCTACCGCGGAAACAGCCTGTTCCACATAGGACAGATCCTCACCGGCGCCTGTCTGGGACTGGTATATTAATTCTACAGGGTAGGTTCTGCCTGATACCTCGAAAATGGGGGCCTTATCGAAGGCGGCGGAGAACTTTTCCGTATCTATGGTGGCGGAGGTTATAATCAGCTTAAGGTCCCTGCGTTTTTTCAGGAGTTTTCGGAGTATACCAAGGATCAGATCGATATTGAGGCTTCGCTCGTGGGCCTCGTCGATTATCAGTGTGTCGTAGCGGTTCAGAAAGCGGTCCGACTGGGTTTCCGCCAGGAGGATCCCGTCGGTCATGAACTTTATATAGGCATCATCGGCCCCTGCTTCCTGGAAGCGGATCCTGCTGGAGACCCACTTCCGCTCCCCGTCGCCGAGTTCCTCGGCGACCCTGGATGCCAGGCTCAAGGCGGCAATTCGCCTGGGCTGGGTGCAGCCGATCTGACCGTCGACTCCCCTGCCGGCTTCCAGGCACATCTTGGGGATCTGGGTCGATTTCCCGGAGCCTGTTTCTCCTGAGAGGATGATAACCTGATGCTCCTTTATCGCGGAAACGATCTCGTCTTTGCGTACCGTAATGGGCAGCTCTTCCGGATAGGCCGGGGAGGGGAGCTTTTCTGCCCGCAGACGGCGGCGTTCTACTGACTCGAGTATCGTTATCGCGGTACTTTCCAGACGCTGCGGATTCTTTTCCGCCCCGGATAACTGTCGGGAGAGGCGGTGTCTCTCTGAGCCCATGGTATGGAGCAGGAGGTGTTTGAGTTTTCCGGGATCGGTTTGAGATTCTGTCATGGCCCGTAACTAGATCAGGTTCGGCAGAAAAGTGTCAAGTCCCAGGAAAGAAGAGAAAAAGAAGCTTAACCGTTTTCTATCAAAAAAATAATAAGTTCCTGATCATTCTGAATTAACATCTCCATAAAACTTGCGGAGGGATATATGAAATTACTGAAAAGCTTATTTGTCTCAGGCATCTTGTTGGTTCTGTTAACCCCTTGTCTTTTTTCTAGTGGTAATCCGGAAGGAGAAGCAGTCGTAAAAGGAATATCCTTTGTTAGTGGAGAAATTAATCCCCGAGGAAATTTCGAGAAGGTATATTATTTAAAGAGAAGCCAGGAAGAGCATTTTGTTCCTGCTGATCTTCTTGCTATGGGGCATGATGAAAAGACTCTGAATATTTTTCATTTTAATGATTTGCACGGGCACATAACTGACTTGCATAAAACTAAAGGTAATACCCATAGGATTTCGCAAATGGTAAGATTACTGAAAGAGGCGAAGCAGAAAATGGCGAGAGATGCCGTCACGATCTTCGTTTCTGCTGGTGATGAGCATACTGGAACGATATTTGATGAGCTTTCAGGTTGGGACGAAGCCAGTTTTTATTGTGATCCTGCATATGAAATCTTGAGTAAAGCTGGTCTTGATGCTTCAGTGATTGGCAATCATGAAGTTGATCGCGGTTATGCAATTGCTGCAAAGGCAGTTGAAGAAAGTGCTGGGTTTCCTGTTCTCAGCGCTAATATTTTTCATTCAAAATACCTTACCGATGATATAATATATCCTGCAATAATCGGAATTGTTGATGGTTTGAGGATTGGTATAGTTGGTTTGACTACACCAGACGAAACAAGACAGAGAACTGTCGACGATCCGGATGTTTTTGTTGGTAACCCGCTGAATTCTCTTGAATATTATGTAGAACGAATGGATGAATTTGTTGATGTATTTGTAATCCTCAGTCACATAGGGAATGAACATGAGGTGCGACATAATGTACGGGTCGGAGAGCAGAGTATTGCTAAAATCCTGTCCCGAATAACTCAAAAACCGGCAATTATTATCGGTGGACATACTCATAGTGAGTTAAATAAGAATAACCTTGAAATGGATAATCTTATAAACAACGTAATTATTGCCCAGGCTGGTGCATACGGTTCTTGGCTTGGGCATGTCTCAATGAGACTTACGCGATCTTCATCTGGAGATGCGGCGTCAGAACAAGACGCATGCTTGCTGCCTATAAAAATACGTGATGACCGTATCCCTGTAACTGATGAAAAGTATGGCTATCTTGAACATGATGAAGACTTCGACAGCAACTTTGAGGTTAATTACATTCAGCCATTGCTTGTGAAGCTTGATAAAAAAATGAATGAAACTTTAGGACATGTTTCTAATGATACAGGTTTTTCTCCCCAGAAAGTTATCACGGATCGGTATGTCGGTGAATGCGGAATGGCTAATTTTATGAATGATACTATTGTTGGGAGAAGCGAAGTCTTTCCGGGGGGCAGGGTCGATTTTGCTGCTTTCAATGCCTCAGGCCTTGCTGGCGGTGTTGTTCCAGGATCTATCTGTACATATGCAGACTGGTTTTCTGTTATGCCTTATGCTGATAATATTGTTATTTATGAGCTGAGGGGATATCAAATATATGACATTCTTAAGAGTAATGCCAAGAGACTTGTCCGTCCAGAAGAAGTGAATGACACGGATCTTTCTGGTTTTGTTTCCCGTGGTTTTCTTCATTTTTCCAAAGGAATACGATATACGATAGTCTTGAATGATGGCGCTGATACTGCTCTTGTCAATAATGTGTTTTTGAATGGCAGACCGATCAATGAAGTGCTTAATACCTCTTTTAGAGTTGCCTTTAGCAGTTATATTTCTAATGGCTTTGAAGGTTGGAAAAGGGTTAAAATTGGAGCAGGGCTGCCTGACAACATTGTTGGTTGGGATCTCGCGAAATTGTCAGGTCATGATACAGGTTTGATTTATCGGAATGAGATTATTGCATCGATAAGAGAGTCTGGATCGATCCATGCATTTGATGGAAGATCCAGTCTTTACGACGGGCGACTACAGATTGTGCAACGTGAGTCAGAATAAAAAGGAAACAGTATTGCGCGAGATGCTGTCCAACTTCTGGCGGAACAGTATCTTGGGCCTGTTCACACTAAAAAGGGTATCAACAATTAAAGCGAAGTGGATAAAAAACACAAACATCACATCTAATTTCTCAAATCGGGAAAAAATGCGCCGAAAGCCCTTAAGACGACGGAATAGTCGCTCTACTTCATTACGTTTTTTATACAGTTCCTTGTCATATTCCCAGGGATTACGCCTATTTCGTTTGGGAGGCACCACTGGTGCCATCTCAAGGTCAAGAACCAGTTGCCTGGTCTCATCGCCTTCATAGGCCCTGTCCATGAGAACCTTGGTGCCTTTCCATCTCTTATCTTTCAAGGTGTTTAAGAGCTTTCGGCCTTCGGGGGCATCTCCGGCCTGACCGGGAGATAACGAGAAAGTTACGGCTGTTTGAGCCCCGGCCGCCACCATGTGAATCTTGGTTGTCCATCCGGCCCTCGACTTTCCGATAGATTGAGGACCGTTTTTTTTAAAGCGCCCGTTCCATCGGGATGGACCTTGACAGCCGTACTATCCAAAGAGACATGATCAACCCGAATATTGATAATTTCTGCCTCTTGAAGGGCGAGAAAAACCTTCTCGAGTACACCTTGCTTAGCCCAGCGATTGGCTCTCATATAGACACTATGCCAATTCCCGAATCTCTCAGGGAGTCCTCGCCACTTACAACCATGTTCAGCAATATGCAGGACCGCATTAAGGACATCAAGATTTAAAAGTTTCACGTTTCCTCGTTGAACCGGTAATAAGTCTTCTATTATGGCAAACTGTTCTGGGGTAATTTCCATAGGGAAATTTTAACATGGATTATCAATTAGTGTGAACAGGCCATTGTTTACCGCGCGTCCACTATCGTGGGCGGTCTGTGTTTTCGCGGCTCGGTAACAGTGGCGAATATCCCCAGACTCAAGGCTGCCGCGCCCAGGGAGAACCAGAAGATGATCCCAATGCCGAATATCGTGGACAGGTACCCCAGGAATATGATCACCAGCGAGGATATTCCTACCGCCAGCCCGACAATGCCGATGTAGACGGGTATCTCGTGGTCCTGGCCGAACTCAACAACGATAGCGAACTGGGAGACATTGTTTATGCAGAGCGTCAGCGCTCCGGCAGCAATGCTGATTAAAGCCAGGTGGTAGGACCCTGCAAAGAGGGCGGCGAGATTTCCGATTATAAGGGCCAATGCTCCAAGGATGTGATTAAAAAGGTGTCCCCGCCGGTCGGCCAGCTCACCGAGAACCGGATTGGCAATAATGAAAGTGGCGGCCGTAATAATGGTAAAGAGCCCCACCTCGCTTTCATGCAGGGAGAATCGGCGCACGAGGTGTACCGCAAAATAGGAATAGCTGGTAAAAGCCAGGGTATAAAATATCCTTGCAATGATGTACCGGCCGAAATCACGGTTTTCCCGGGGTATCCGTGCCAGTCCAGTCAGAAAGCTGCCGAATGGTTCGGTGG is from Marispirochaeta sp. and encodes:
- a CDS encoding DnaJ domain-containing protein, which produces MAEIPNYYRSLGLDSHASEKEIRSAYRRKVKDCHPDVSAYPGETGSFRAAREAYEVLSDPARRKAYDAERQQETAKTGLRQPQQAVRTPDPYGDIELVLNPDEAARGGRFRIPLQDSGCFFCSSFRGFSSGLCPFCGSSFDGAADAVLDLPPGIAHGTSFVLDDGTRSILISVLVEEY
- the hrpA gene encoding ATP-dependent RNA helicase HrpA: MTESQTDPGKLKHLLLHTMGSERHRLSRQLSGAEKNPQRLESTAITILESVERRRLRAEKLPSPAYPEELPITVRKDEIVSAIKEHQVIILSGETGSGKSTQIPKMCLEAGRGVDGQIGCTQPRRIAALSLASRVAEELGDGERKWVSSRIRFQEAGADDAYIKFMTDGILLAETQSDRFLNRYDTLIIDEAHERSLNIDLILGILRKLLKKRRDLKLIITSATIDTEKFSAAFDKAPIFEVSGRTYPVELIYQSQTGAGEDLSYVEQAVSAVENICRTSRDGDILVFMPTEADIRETCDGIDRLGLSSFTVLPLFARLTSAAQHRIFASHAGRKVVVATNVAETSITIPGIVYVVDTGLARISTYSPASRTTALPVSPVSRSSADQRKGRAGRVSPGVCIRLYPEEDYLSREEFTKPEILRDNLADVILRMVSLHLGDVEKFPFIDKPSTRHLSDGIGMLRELGAVDRDRCGDLRLTKYGRLMARLPLDPRFSRMLIEAAEQGVLRDAAVIVSVLTIQDPRDRPQGEEDKADSAHKKFLDTESDFVSLLNIWEEYHQVWRQVRSQGRMRKYCSQNYLSYRRMKEWRDIHLQVTSLLKEQGYEIKVPHLSKKAEKKGEPSPWYTALHISFLTGLLSNIAEKKEKNIYSAARNREAMIFPGSGLFGNGPRWLVAAEMVRTSRLFARTCAAIEPEWLERIATGQCSYSYHGAVWSEKQMEVTAVEQVRLYGLLINPGRNVAYGKIAPKEASDIFIREGIMEGRYDFRRIHRRLPVLKKNRDTLQGVLKLEEKLRRRDIFCGEEELFRFYRERIPDSFYDFKNLEEHISHLPEGQKSLELSREDIMLYNPDGEILERFPSETMIDGHRIDLEYVFDPQRPEDGVTALIPERISRDLTTPVFDWLVPGLFEEKITALMKGLPKEYRRRLAPVSDSAKRVAQNIPRKTRERLVVVLSRHIQEEFGFLIPESAWDEESLPPHLKMRFTVVDARGKHLTEGRNTEVLTSAGPSKHLSGSLELLKRSWEIEELRMWDFDEIPERVEGDDGLPAFPALTPEDNKVALRLYLSADEAAGIHPDGVALLMYRSFADILKTFRHEFMLGRDYQFTVLPFGGLEPFNDGVWRALTRRIFRRGIRSSTEYREFSEWIKPRLYSEMKELYQPVLRVLDEYAEVRQTIGKLEEQEGSRRGVRKFLAIRRRELENLVPKEFYRLYGKEELKEIPRFLRALKTRIEKGAVNPAADADKANELIPYLSWYKETRDSFKERGGMSFAKRQALKEYRWALEEFKIQLFAQELGTRMKISPQRLDKRIRQIEEML
- a CDS encoding 5'-nucleotidase C-terminal domain-containing protein, whose amino-acid sequence is MKLLKSLFVSGILLVLLTPCLFSSGNPEGEAVVKGISFVSGEINPRGNFEKVYYLKRSQEEHFVPADLLAMGHDEKTLNIFHFNDLHGHITDLHKTKGNTHRISQMVRLLKEAKQKMARDAVTIFVSAGDEHTGTIFDELSGWDEASFYCDPAYEILSKAGLDASVIGNHEVDRGYAIAAKAVEESAGFPVLSANIFHSKYLTDDIIYPAIIGIVDGLRIGIVGLTTPDETRQRTVDDPDVFVGNPLNSLEYYVERMDEFVDVFVILSHIGNEHEVRHNVRVGEQSIAKILSRITQKPAIIIGGHTHSELNKNNLEMDNLINNVIIAQAGAYGSWLGHVSMRLTRSSSGDAASEQDACLLPIKIRDDRIPVTDEKYGYLEHDEDFDSNFEVNYIQPLLVKLDKKMNETLGHVSNDTGFSPQKVITDRYVGECGMANFMNDTIVGRSEVFPGGRVDFAAFNASGLAGGVVPGSICTYADWFSVMPYADNIVIYELRGYQIYDILKSNAKRLVRPEEVNDTDLSGFVSRGFLHFSKGIRYTIVLNDGADTALVNNVFLNGRPINEVLNTSFRVAFSSYISNGFEGWKRVKIGAGLPDNIVGWDLAKLSGHDTGLIYRNEIIASIRESGSIHAFDGRSSLYDGRLQIVQRESE